CTCATCTAACAGCTAATCTTAGGAGATAATTAGGAGACAATTAGGGAGACAATTAGTCCCTAATTTTGGATGATTAGCCCTTGCAatatttcttaggcattgaaattgcttgctcaTCAAAGGGAATTTATCTTTCACAACGAAAGTATGTCTTGGATATGCTCAGTGATGGAATTAGGCCAGCCACAACCACAATGGGGCAAAATTTGCACTTAAGATACAAGTGATGATTTTTTATCTGATCCTCCAATATATCGTCACCTTGTCGGCCGTCTGATCTACCTTACAGTCACCCGCCCGGATATTACACACACAGTCAATATCCTCagccaatttatgcatcaaCCTAGACAACCACGTATGGATGCTGCACATCGGCtactttggttcttaaaagccACACCAGGCAAGGGCATTTCATACTTTGCTACAACATTACTACAACTCAGTGGTTATTGTGACTTTGATTGGGCCACCTGTTCAAGCACCCGACGCTCCATGACAGGTTACTGCATTCTACTTAGCTTTAGTCCAATCTCTTGGAAGACAAAGAAACAATCTACTGTATCCCGCTCCTCAGCTGAGGCTGAATACAGGGCTAGGCCGTTGCTACATGTGAGATCACCTGGGTATCATACCTTTTCAAGGACTTGGGAATTGCACTACCGTCCCCAATACCactgttttgtgataatcaagctccAATCCATATAGCATCCAATCCAGTTTTCTACGAACGAACAAAGCACATCGAAATCGATTGCCATGTTGTCCGTGAAAAATTGCAACAAGGTCTTCGACAACCAACAAAGATTCTTAGTGCCAATCAGCTGGCCGATTTGTTCACTAAGTCCCTTGGTAGCGAACAGTTTCATCATCTGAGTTCCAAGTTGGGTGTTTGTGACCtccatgctccaacttgagggggagtcttaccATATGAGTTTTCATTTTCATATGGAAATTAGTGACTAATTGTCTCCCTAATTGTCTCCTAATTATCTCCTAAGATTAGCTGTTAGATAAGACAgaatcaattatcctagtcaaCCAATTATCCTAGTCATCCATATGAAAATGAAAACTCATATGGTAAGATACTCTCGTTAAAGCTCTTAGCTCTCCCTTTCTACCCGGCGAAACTAAATGGTTCGAATGAAATCCAATGaataattctaattttttttaggcTGTACACCTAATTTTCTGGGATTGTAGTTCAATCGGTCCCTCTTTTGACTGTTTCAGTTGGGAATGAGGCTCTGCGGGCTGACAGTGATGTCTTTTTCCTCTAATTTATCACCAAGAGAATGACGGTTTTGTGTAAAAATCGGTGGAAAGATCTAAAACTTGAAAAGCTTTAGGCACAAAGTTGGTTCTTCCAGAGCTATGGAACTGAAGTTATTGAAAAAAAGAATGTCATTGTTAAAATGATTTAATTCTTTTAATCAAAATTAGGGGCTTCGCGATGATTTTGGTTCTAGAAAATAGTGGTTACTTTTGTTACCAGATTTGCTTCAGAAAGGCATGCCAATTATATCGAATAATAGTTCTTCATATTGTTTTCCCCCTTTTAATGTTTTGCTTATTTTATGAAGTTAGAACTATTAGGTTAAGAGTTGCTTTCTGTGAGGTATTAGAATTCCTTACCGTGTTTAAGAGAGTTTAACTTTTCGGACACTAGAGGGTTCTCGTAGATTCATGGAAATTGTACCAAATTCTCAAAGGTTTTGTCTTGTTTTCAGGTCAACCAAGCGGTTTGGACCGGATGGGAAACGGTTTGAACATCTTTCATTTTTGAACCTGGCACAAAATGTAGTTTGTTTAATATGGTCATTTATGAGTAAGTTTTGATTTACTTCTTTGCTTTGTTTGTATCATTTCAGTTCTCATTTTATTCCTTTGCGTTGAGTCGTACTTGAATACCAGTTGGTATATCTTTCACTGTAGATGGAAGACAAGGCTACTTTTGTTCGAATGTGTAGTATTTTGACTGGTTCATTGCTTTTTCTACAGTGATTAAGCTCTGGTCTAGAAGCAGAGCTGGGGGTGCTCCCTGGTGGAGTTATTGGAGTGCAGGCATCACAAACACAGTTGGTCCGGCTATGGGAATTGAGGCTTTGAAGTACATTAGTTACCCAGCCCAGGCATGTGTTGTTctcattttgatttgatgattgTATTTCACTGCTTTGGTGAATGTTGGCATGTCTGTTTATCTTGACTAAGTTGATGCTCCTTTAGTGATTTTTTCAGTTGTTAACTTTGAACTCATAACAATTGAAGTTTTGGCAGTCGAAAGGTTgtacattttcttcttcttcttttttttttttttggggcgggggggtgggggttggacATGTTTCCCCAATTTTCGTATTTGAGGATCTGTGATTCATTGTGCCACTGGAAAGGAAATTTCAAATTGAAGAATGGTATGAACAGGAGCAGAGATAAATACAGGTTTTTGTGGGCCTTGGTGTTTGTAATTCagtagaattgaaagtttatcTGGCTGCAGTGGTAGAACTGGATGGATCCTCTGTCAGGCTGGGTCAGCGCAAGCTATGCAGGATATCTAGTCAGAACCTGTGAAACCCTGCTGGTTCTTTCTAGAATACCATGACATTTGTAGTTGAACTGGGTAGAACTCCATCCTATGGATCAAACATATTATATTCCCACAGTGGGAGCCTGAAGTTTCAATTCTTATGGCGACCGTGCATAAAAATGTCTTCTGTATGTGTTGCATTAGAATCATGAGTGACAGTTCGGATTCCCCTCTTTTAATATCCTGCATTTAACTCCCATCAGTGTATAATTTGAAAGAGTTAGAACATGCGGCCAACATGTGGACAATTTCCTGTCATGAGTTATCCCCAATTCATTACAAGTATGGAAGCATCTCACCGCCATTTCAATCCTTGCTGTTAAGTATTGTTTATTGGGATTCTGTTCATTGAGTCCTTAACCTGCACCTGTTGCTGTGAATTCACCACCACGTTCTTGTGTCCAGAttcataattaaagatatgtatgatggtgtggtgactagcgtaAAACTGTTGGGGGGTCGGGGTCAAGGCAGTGAATTCCTTGATGATTTGACTAGATAcatacaagatgaggtcccttggtgtgtGCTTTTTGCTTATGATATTGTGTTgttggatgaaacaaaagcagggattaacaccaagttggaaCTAGGAGAGTAACCTTGGAATAAAAAAGTCTTAAGATGAGTAGAACAAAGACGAGTacatggtgtgtaactttagccacaCTAGGATGGTTGTGAAGGTGGTcaatattgatgagagggagattcctcAAAGTGagtattttagatatctgggctcCGTCGTATATAAAGAACGCGATATAGACGATGATGTTtctcagagaattaaaataggatggatgaagtggagaggtgcatctggagtgttgtgtgatcggcgtattcctttaaagcttaaagggaaattttataggattgtcatatgaccggctatgatgtatggtgcggaatgttgggcagttaagaagcaccatatagataaactaagtgtagcggagatgaggataaagtaaggaataacCATATTAaagctgagttgggagtagctctgactCATGATAAGCTAAGAGAGAGTCGCCTAAGATGGCATGActatgttcaacggaggccttggaATGTTCCAGTTCATAGGAGTATTTtatcagattgaaggaactaaaagggccaggggcaggcctaaattaaCTTTAAGTGAAGTGGTGAgggaagacatgcatagcttaggtctcGTATCTAGTATGACTTCGAACAAagttgattggagagcaaggatccatgtagccgaccccatttagttgggataaggctatgttgttattgttgttgttgtgtccAGATTCCATACATTATCTGCCCCATATCTGCAAATATTTgaagtttcttttatttagtCTACTTCATGGGAGACCAAACAGTCAAAATCTTGAAAGGAGATTGAAACTAACAATGCATTAAATTTAGACCCACCAAGAACCCGAATCATAAACACTATGAGTAAAAGGACAAATCAAGAATAAAGCATTAGAAACTTTGCAACCCCAAGTATTCgagtaacccccccccccccctcaccaccaaaaaaaatcaacagtTGACCTTCTATTAATGGAAAAGGCTTAAGTAGGAAAGCAGTCAACAAAATGTttccaaagaaaaattttaatccTGTGAATGACTCTAGAGTTTCCAATGTGTTCCCCAAAGCCAGGAATTTGAAGAATCCATTCCTTGCATCCCTAGTGGTGGTACATTTAACAATATGTCAGCATTCTTGTAAGTGAAAAAACAAGTCTTAGTGAAAGGAGCCATAAATCAGCTTGAAACAATTTCTAGGTATTAACACTGGCAGAACCATTTTGGGAATGCTTGACCAGATGGAACATAGTGCTTTTgtaatttctttgttttcattgCCTTTTTGGTGGACTGATGTTTGAATGAATTAACACAAAAGATCCTTCAAGTGCTTGATGCTCTTTAGAAATGATGGTTGCATATTGGAGACTTAATCATGTCTCGCCTTGTCATCTATTCATGGTGTTCTTTGGAATatcctttatttattatgtCACTATTTCTTGTATAGAGCATAATCTCATGAATTACTGTAAATGTGAAATAACATGCTAATGCAAATCAATTAAGTCTTTTTATGCTAATGCTATTCTATAACTTGCAGGTCCTGGCAAAATCGTCAAAGATGATCCCAGGTGagggttgtgtgtgtgtgtgtgcagaCCACTTGAATAGTATAGTTTCTAGAATATCATCATGATTGAAGTTGTAGTAGTTATGCTTGACCTAGTTTACTGAAATGTGAAATGTTTCTACTAGTCAATTAAAACCATATTTCCTGCAGTTCTTTATTGCTCTACAATGATGTAACCCTTTATGGCAAGCTCTACTGTAGTTTGACCTCTTATGGCCGTTAATTTATGAGGccaaaagacaaaagaaggaTGTTGGGTTGTAAAGAAGTTTTCTGCTGCTCTAATAATGACCTTTGGGTAGTGTGAAGTGTGACTTCTTCAAGGCAATCTACTGTTCCAGGGAATGGAAGGTCTAGCTGGCAAAACAGAGAAGATCCTAGATGTGTTATTTCTGCAGTACTTTGTGCATTCTTAATGATCTTATGCAAATGGAGTAAATAGACTGAAGTAAGACCTGAAGACTTAAATCTTAAGACTGCCACTAATAATGTTTTTCAAGGGATTTCAGGTATAAAAGATCAAAGAcaatttgggttatttggtattgaaaaataaattgagAGTAATTAGTTTCCAAGTGAAGTTTTAAGAAGTAGAAAAATCAGGGTTTTTACAAATATATCAGGTAACATTTTGGTTTGTTCTCTGGTTGGTTGAATAAATGATAAAGGCATTTTGGTGGCTCTCTGATAAGGAACTTTTCTCTAAAATTAAGAATTAATTTAAAGAAACTTTAACCAGTAGAAGTATCGAACAACAAGAATGTATTGAACTATGAAATGGAATTGCATGGTATTACATTCCAACTAGCATTCTAAACCATAACTTGGATCTTCCTATTGATAAATTGATTCTATTAACAAACTAGTGGGAGCTAATACCAAGTTAAATTGCTGCACATTGATAAGTGAACCCTGATATCTGGACCTATGAAGAATTGTGGCATCAATTATGAAATTTGGATACTTTCACTTCTGATAAATCAAGGAAAACCATTTGTGTTCTGTGGTATACTTATCATTCAATCCTTTCAGCTAGTTATGAATGGTTTATATAGAGTTAGAATTTTTAATGTATTTTGCACTGGTAATCTTGTAAAGTAAATGATTCTGACATCCGTGTTCTGTGGTATGCTTATCATTCAATCCTTTCAGCTAGTTATGAATGGTTTATATTGAGTTAGAATTGTTAATGCATCTTGCATTGGTAATCTCGTAAAGTTAATGATTCTGACATCCATGCAGTGATGCTGATGGGAGCTCTGGTTTATGGTATTAAATACACATTTCCGGAGTATGTATGCACTTTCCTTGTAGCTGGAGGGGTATCAGCATTTGCACTATCAAAGGTGAAGAATTTTAACTGTTTAAGCCTTCTCTTGGTCTCGTGTTCATAAAGAAGCGGAAAAGTCTCTGCTTGCTTTGAACCTAGTTTAGCAAACTAATGGATATACCTATTTAATCCTTGGATCATACTTATCTTTTCTCTTGTCCATTTGGATTGATTGCAGACTAGTTCAAAGACCATAAGCAAGCTAGCTCAACCAAATGCCCCTCTTGGGTATGGGCTGTGTTTCCTGAACTTAGCTTTTGATGGGTTCACAAATGCTACTCAGGACTCCATAACAGCAAGGTATGTGGCAGTTATAAAGGGTTGATTGAGAGGTGACTGTCTGGTAGGGTGCTTAATTGCTTTGATATTATTGATCccagagggcgggccttggtgcaacggtaaggttgctccattgtgaccaagtgctcacgggttcgagtttggaaacaggctctttgcgaaagcaggggtaaggctgcgtacattatgaccctccccagaccccgcagtggcgggagccttgtgcactgggtataccTTTTTTATACGATTTTTCTGATCTTCTCAGTTGGATAAAATGAATGCCATGATCTGGTCATTTTGGGTCTATGTAATGCCATAATGCTGTTCTCATCCCATTGTGAATTCTTtcttctcatggtggaactgaGAAGGAAAAGAATCTGGGTATGATGTTCATTTTTGTCAATTGATCTTATAAATTAGAGATAAACAATGTTCAATATATGCAAAAACTATCCAGAAATAATACAGGCCCCAAAACTTGTACATCTTTGCTTGCGATTACgtgctgcttttttttttccctggtgGTAAGAATCTCATCTCATTCCCCATCTTGGTAAATCTTAGATGCTTAATTGACATAAAATTCTGGCAATGCCTTTAAAGTCATACTGGTGGCTGCTATTCATTTTCTCTGCCGTTGTGACTCTCCAACTGACCTTACAAAACCATAACAATGTGGAACAGTCTATCTGATAAAATTATCATCTCGGTTCTGGAGTAAGTATCTAATGGAGTTTCACAAGAAAGAAAATTGTTGCACTAGCTAGCATCTTCATCCATATAGTACAATAAGGGGCTAAGGGCCCATGCATTTAAACAGTAGGACTTGCTTCATTTGCCTTGTGAGTGGAACATGACACCAGTGAGCTAGTTAGGTGAaaagagttttatttttttggtgtgtctgtgtgtgtgtggggggggggggaggtcaAGGCTACAAACACACATGTagattcctcccccccccccctcccaacccAAAAAGTCTCCTGAATTTTAGCTGTTGGAACAACTGCTGTGGATCTTAGGGTCCCATGAACAATATTTATTTACAGAAGgggaaaataaatgaaaacaagTTATGTAAAACTTAGCAGTTGTATGAATATTGAATACCTAAGAAGAGGTTTAATTTTGATATGCATTAATAGCATAATTTGATTCAAGTAGCACAAGTAATCTTATTATACCCAGGCAATATAATTTTACATTTCTATCCTTACCCTGTGTAAAATACTGAAAAAATTTGTTCTTTTATGATGAGAACTCATTCTTTCTGTCAATGCAATCGCCTGTCTGCATCCATCTACTCTTCTATATATGCGTAGAGAGCATCTAATATGCATATAAAGCATTTACCCCATTCTCTGGCTGAACCTCACTGCTTCCACTTGATAGGTATCCAAAAACAAGTGCTTGGGATATAATGTTGGGAATGAATCTATGGGGTACTATTTACAACATGATCTATATGTTTGGTTGGCCACATGGAAATGGATTTGAGACAGTCCAGTTCTGCAAGCAGCATCCGGAGGCAGCATGGGACATCTTTCTATTCTGTCTGTGTGGAGCAGTGGGCCAGAACTTCATCTTCCTGACTATAAGCCGCTTTGGCTCACTTGCGaacaccaccatcaccactactCGTAAGTTTGTGAGCATTGTGGTGTCTTCACTACTGAGTGGCAATCCCCTGTCAGCAAAACAATGGGGGAGTGTTTTCATGGTCTTCTCTGGGTTGTCGTACCAGATCTACCTCAAGTGGAAGAAGCTGCAGAGACAGCAGAAGAAAAAGGCCACATAAGGAGcgtatgtaatttttttttaccaacaTAGTATttaactcttttctttttctctttctctgaaATAAGGCTTAACCCTTTGATTTTAGATAATTCAGGAGTGACATGAATGTACTTGAGTAGCAAAAATTTGTGTAAAATTGCATTTTTGACATGTgaactttcttttttgttttggggggaggggggtgggggtgaaTGAAACCCCCAAATACAGAGACTATAGAGAGCCTTTCTTTCAAGGAACACTATTGACATGTGAACTTCATGTTTTGTATACACATTTatgatttaaagaaaaaaaaaaactcagaacaCGTCTAATGATCCATCATCAAATGTCAAAAGCTTGGAAACTGATTTTTGCAGGCTCAAAGAGCACACTTCATTATGTATTTTGCGTGTAATCCAAATGGACCATAATCCACACGTAGCCGTGGACATTCCAGACCAGGACGGCAGGCAAAATTGACACCAAAATAGGTGGTGGTGTTGTGTGTCCAATGTCCATGTCCTTTATATTATTGTACAGTACACAAGTCATGTCCACCTTTACATTCCAATCGGACAGAGCCTTGAAATGCAGGTCGGTAGATGCTGGATTCAATTCAAGGGCATTGGTAATTTGATGCTGGATTCTATTCCATTTGAAATTGATGAATGGGCCTCGACCCCATGCCCCATGGAGACTATTGTGCTTTGGGCTAGCAAGAGCACTGTCCAACCTGCAAGATAGCCTAATCCAACAAGTGCTTGACTTGGTTCCATCTGTGATGAGTGCGGCTATCAATTTACCAGGTCTCCTTGCCCTGTTAAGGAGGATAACCACACCATGGGCCCTTAAAACACTCCAGTGGTCACCAATCCACCAGCCAATTTGGTTGGGATCGCTGGAAGATAGGAATGAGGATTGAAGTGTTCCTTCTATGGTCTGCCCTGAGTGAGAACTCCAAGTAGAGTATGGGTTAATTTCAtgtcattgattttttttttttgggtgaatttaATGTCATTGATTGTACTATCATGGATTTAGATTTACTTCACCGATACCAATATCAATATTTATAGGCTGTAACAACCGTATGATCAAGTTGTATATATGATCAAGTTTTATGAATCAATAGCGGTCAGGTCGGGTTGCTCAGCTATTGATTCATAAAACTATGTTtaggccttgggctgagcccgGCCCACCCCAGCCCGactctgtcttcttctttattctttctcctcctcttcttcttcaccccAGCCTAGTCCAACCCCTACACCTCCTTTCCCCCAGCCTGGCTCAACCCCTGCAACTCCCTTCCCTCTCTCCATGGTCAGGGTCAATTAGGGTcagcccgacctgaccctgagGGCCGGGCCtggactcagggttgggttgtggttttaaaaaatccaacccatctcaacccaacccgacccgatTACAGCCCTATAACCTCTTGTGCATTTCTGCATATACGTTTTATCTGTACGATATATCTTAGAGACCAACAACGGATTGTGATTCTCTACGGCGCGCTGCCCATAGAGGCCAGAGCAGCGCACTAATGAGGCGACGCGCAataaccgccttacccccactcggacaAGACGTtcaggcaagggtaaggcggtcattgcaccatGCCTCATCAGTGCATCGCTCTGGCCGCTACGGGCAGATGCGCCGTAGAAGATCCGGATTGGACCAACAACAGCTGTCCTTTTTGCTTCCAGCCTATATTCAGGTGAACGTATGTCTAGAGGATCCATTCTCGAGGAGAAAAAATCAATCATGTTAAAGCCAACGTCAACTGGTGAAGTGGTTGCAAAGATTGATCTTTTTCACCTTCCCGGAGAAACTTTAACCCGGGAATGCACTTTATTTTGTCTTGGCTTCCCTCCCGAACTCCACTATTAAAAATGAAGGAATCACGAACTTTTCACCGAAAGCTTTTGCATTCTTCATAATTACGCTTGTCGCCTCCCTTCCTTCGATGATCGAACCTTAAATGGAATGGCAGATTTCTCAGAACCCTCACCTCCATTAACAATTCACAGGAAGAAAACACAGCAGgaagggagggggagagaatgTGGGAAGACAGAGCGTCCTCCCAAGCAGACCAGCAAAGCAACTGTACGTAAGTAAACCCACCTTTCGCTTCTCTGTCTCCgatttgttctttctttgacttcaaaagaaagaaattcatgacatattgctgatgggatttcttcttttaatcAATTTATGTTGAgatttttgtttcattcatGTTACTTCATGACTTCTCTCaatttttcttccttcaattttctttttttgcttcaTAATTTGTTTTCCCCTGATGCAAATAGAACCCAGGAAAAGAAGATAGATGACAAAAAGAACATTTGTACACACCAAGCCCATCAAACATTATGATCTCAATCTCAGAAAGTTACATTCAATACTTACATCCATTaggaaaaccaaaaatgaaaaatgagaagattttaaaaaatacaactCTTATTCTATACTCTATCCacaccaaaatcaaatcaataggTATCCAATCAAATGGTTGATCCTCCTtagcttttctttgctttttgtAATTTCCCTGTGAAAAGGTACTAGGGTTCACTGCAGATTATGTACAAATGACAAATCAAAGACCAAAAACTGGACCTGAAAATAAAGAACCGGTCACATACTatgagaaggaagaagggaaaaatggaAACTGAACAAGGCGAAGTTCAATGCGAGTATTGTAACTCTGCTAATGTCGGAAACAGAATGCAGACCTGTAACATTGACCAGGTATTGTAGACTGCTTAGAGGATGTTCTAAAACAGTCTTAAGAGACTTTTGAAGTGTATGGAAATTGAAATAGAGGGGAGAAGACTGAAGACAAAACCTAATGACATGCAAAAATTTTGAGGATAGTCTAGGGGACAAATTCACTAGGTATAAAATTTGGAGCAGGGGTTATTTAGAGACTATGGAGGAGTGCCCTTCTGCAAGGGGGTGGTTGGGAAGGGTTGGTGCTTGGGTGAGGAGTTGGGGAACCCAAACCAAGTGTCTTCAGTAGAAAGTTCCTCTCCTGCATGATGCATTCCAATCAATAGTCAGTCTCGCATCAAAACTAATATTGGATGGAAAAATTTTAACCTTGAAATTCCAATTATTTTCAGTGTTTCAAAGGCAAAGCAGTGAAGTGAGGTGGTAGAATCTCAAAAACGTTA
The nucleotide sequence above comes from Telopea speciosissima isolate NSW1024214 ecotype Mountain lineage chromosome 3, Tspe_v1, whole genome shotgun sequence. Encoded proteins:
- the LOC122654590 gene encoding UDP-galactose/UDP-glucose transporter 3-like, with the protein product MEGNSTGVGRVFLLSFCVAGIWSAYITQGVLQETLSTKRFGPDGKRFEHLSFLNLAQNVVCLIWSFMMIKLWSRSRAGGAPWWSYWSAGITNTVGPAMGIEALKYISYPAQVLAKSSKMIPVMLMGALVYGIKYTFPEYVCTFLVAGGVSAFALSKTSSKTISKLAQPNAPLGYGLCFLNLAFDGFTNATQDSITARYPKTSAWDIMLGMNLWGTIYNMIYMFGWPHGNGFETVQFCKQHPEAAWDIFLFCLCGAVGQNFIFLTISRFGSLANTTITTTRKFVSIVVSSLLSGNPLSAKQWGSVFMVFSGLSYQIYLKWKKLQRQQKKKAT